A segment of the Lelliottia amnigena genome:
ATATCGTCTTTAATGCCGCTAAAGCCAAAAAGCACCACACCGTCAATGTTGCGGCGCTGCAGCATACCGAGATGCTCTTCCACCATCTGCGTCGAAAACTGGCTTTCCATCATGATCGGGTCGTAACCCTGCTCGTAAAACGCCGGGAGCATGGTTTGTACCGCCAGGTTTTCCGACAGGGAATCAAGACGAGAAACGATAATCGCGACCACTTTGTCGCTCTGCCCGCGCATGGCGCGTGCGGAACGGGAAGGAGAAAAACCGTGCTGATTCATCACCGCCTCGACGCGCTCACGCGTGCGCTCGCTGACACCACTTTCGTTGTTCAGCACGCGCGACACGGTGGATTTACCCACGCCGCTTAAGCGCGCAATGTCTTTGATGGTCAGGCGGTTCTGCATCCTTTATTCCCTGTAACAGCGATAAATCGTCATCTGAGCCTAATGCGACACCACGATTTCGCAATGGGCAAAGTCTGGTTTCGACAGGTCATCTATCCAGGGCTTGCGCTTAATGCCGCGTGAATAGTGCCGCGTATACGTTCGGTTTAGTTACGCAGGCTTATCATACCGCTCGAATCGTCACAAACGGTATGGATAAAACACGATACTGCGCGTCGACTTACTCTTTTTCACTTACCGGAGGCTGTATGGACCCTGATCCCACCCCTCTCCCGCGAGGGAGAATCTCTTTCCGGTAAGCCAGCCCTCGCTGTCTCACCGGTGATGTGAGGCAGCGATTTACCCGTCAAACTTTACGCTGCATGTGCGTTGGCGACGTTTGTTCACCCCCGTCACTTACTTGAGTAAGCTCCCGGGGACTCACGCGTTTGCCGCGTGACACGACTTTCAGTCTCGCCCCTTCGGGCCAGCGTAAGCGCTGTTCAATAATGCCTGGGCATTGTTGTCATGCAAGTTGAATGAGTTAGGAAAAAAATCTCTGCTTTGAAAAAGTTAAGTGCCCTTCAGGTACGGCACTGCCACGCCTGAGGGAAAAACTGCGTCCGCCTTTGCGGATGCGGGGGAATTGTTATGCTGAAAAATATCACCCCGGCAGCTACACGCGTTGTTTGGCCGCCACTTGCCGCGCCGTCTCATTCAGCGCGATCTTCTGCCTGATACCAAACACGTGGCGGGAACCGTCATTCCACCGACGCTGACGGAACACTGCCTGAAAGCCGCCGCGATGGATGAGAATGAAGTCTGGCGTGCGTTTGGCGGCCATCCGGAAGGGCTGAACGCTGCGGAAGTCGAAAAAACACGCGCCAAACATGGCGACAACCAGATCCCGGCGCAAAAGCCGTCGCCGTGGTTCGTCCACCTGTGGCTGTGCTATCGCAACCCGTTTAACCTGCTGCTGACCGCACTGGCTATCGTTTCGTATGCCACAGAAGATCTGTTCGCTGCGGGGGTCATCGCGCTGATGGTTGCCATTTCTACGCTGCTGAATTTCATTCAGGAAGCGCGTTCTACCCGTGCGGCAGACGCTCTGAAAGCGATGGTCAGCAACACCGCCACCGTGCAGCGTGTAATCAACGAGAAAGGCGAAAGCGCCTGGCTTGAATTGCCTATCGATCAGCTGGTCGTGGGCGACGTTATTAAACTCGCCGCAGGCGACATGATCCCGGCCGATTTGCGCATCGTTAAGGCGCGCGATCTGTTTGTCGCGCAGGCCTCGCTGACCGGTGAATCGCTGCCGGTCGAGAAAGTGGCGCGCAGCCGTGACCCGCAGCAAACCAACCCGCTTGAAAGCGATACCCTGTGCTTTATGGGAACCACGGTGGTGAGCGGCACGGCGCAGGCCATTGTGATCGCGACTGGCGGTAACACCTGGTTTGGTCAACTGGCGGGGCGCGTCAGCCAGCAGGAGAGCGAGCCGAACGCGTTCCAGAAAGGCATCGGTCGCGTCAGCATGCTGCTGATCCGCTTTATGATGGTGATGACCCCGATTGTGCTGCTGATCAACGGCTACACCAAAGGCGACTGGTGGGAAGCCGCGCTGTTTGCGCTTTCCGTCGCGGTGGGTCTAACGCCGGAAATGCTGCCGATGATCGTTACCTCCACGCTGGCGCGCGGGGCGGTCAAACTGTCTAAGCAAAAAGTGATCGTGAAACATCTCGACGCTATCCAGAACTTTGGTGCGATGGACATCCTGTGTACTGATAAAACCGGGACGCTGACGCAGGATAAAATTGTGCTCGAGAACCACACGGATATCGCCGGTAAGGTGAGCGAGCGCGTGCTGCACACTGCCTGGCTGAACAGCCATTATCAAACCGGCCTGAAAAATCTGCTGGATGTCGCGGTGCTGGAAGGGGTGGACGAGGATTCGGCCCGCACGCTGTCGACGCGCTGGCAAAAAGTGGATGAGATCCCGTTCGACTTTGAGCGCCGCCGCATGTCTGTGGTGGTGAGCGAACAGGCGGATGTACATCAGCTGATTTGCAAAGGGGCGCTCCAGGAGATCCTGAACGTGTCGGCTCAAGTGCGTCATAACGGCGAAATCGTGCCGCTGGACGACACCATGCTGCGCCGCATCAAACGCGTGACGGACAATCTCAACCGTCAGGGGCTGCGCGTGGTGGCGGTTGCCAGTAAATTCCTGCCTGCACGCGTTGGCGACTATCAGCGTATCGACGAATCCGATTTGATCCTCGAAGGTTACATCGCATTCCTCGATCCGCCGAAAGAGACGACCGCACCGGCGCTGAAAGCGCTTAGCGCCTCCGGCATTACCGTCAAAATCCTGACCGGTGACAGCGAGCTGGTGGCCGCAAAAGTGTGTCATGACGTCGGGCTGGATGCCGGCGACGTGGTCACGGGCAGCGATATCGAAACGCTCTCCGATGATGAACTGGCGGCGCTGGCAAAACAGACCACGCTATTCGCGCGCCTGACGCCGATGCACAAAGAGCGCATTGTCACGCTGCTGCGTCGCGAAGGGCACGTGGTGGGCTTTATGGGCGATGGCATTAACGATGCGCCTGCGCTGCGGGCGGCGGATATTGGGATTTCCGTGGACGGCGCGGTGGATATCGCGCGGGAAGCGGCCGATATCATCCTGCTGGAAAAGAGCCTGATGGTGCTGGAGCAGGGCGTGATTGAAGGGCGTCGTACCTTCGCCAATATGCTGAAATACATCAAAATGACCGCCAGTTCAAACTTCGGTAACGTCTTCAGCGTACTGGTGGCAAGCGCGTTTCTGCCGTTCCTGCCGATGCTCCCGCTGCATCTGCTGATCCAGAATCTGATGTATGACGTCTCCCAGGTGGCGATCCCGTTTGATAACGTGGATGAAGAGCAGATTAAAAAGCCGCAGCGTTGGAACCCCGCCGATCTGGGCCGCTTCATGCTGTTCTTTGGCCCGATCAGCTCGATCTTTGATATTTTGACCTTCTGGCCTGATGTGGTTTGTGTTCCACGCCAACACGCCGGAACATCAGACCCTGTTCCAGTCCGGCTGGTTCGTGGTCGGGTTGCTGTCGCAAACGCTGATTGTGCATATGATCCGCACGCGCCGTATCCCGTTCATTCAGAGCCGCGCCGCATGGCCGCTGATCATCATGACCCTGCTGGTGATGGTGATGGGCATCGCGCTGCCGTTCTCACCGCTGGCAAGCTACCTGAGCCTGCAAGCGCTGCCATTGAGCTATTTCCCATGGCTGGTGGCGATTCTGGCGGGGTACATGGTGCTGACGCAGATGGTGAAAGGATTCTATGCCCGTCGCTATGGCTGGCAGTAAGACGCTTTTCTCTCACTTTAACCCTCTCTCACGGGGAGAGGGTTATCGCACGGGCTTGTTTTCCCTCTCTACGCGTGGTCGAGGAAATCGCGCGGGGCTGTTTCCCTCTATACCCGTGGTCGACGGGATCGTACGGGGCTTTTCCCCCTCTGCTTGTGGTGGAGAGAATCGCGCGGGGCTGTTTCCCTCTATGCCCGTGGTTGATGGGATCGTACGGGGCTTTTTTCCCTCTGCTTGTGGTAGAGAGAACCGCTCGGGGCTGTTTCCCTCTATGCCCGTGGTCGACGGGATCGTACGGGGCTTTTCCCCTCTATGCTTGTGGTGGAGAGAATCGCGCGGGGCTGTTTTGACTTCTGCCCGTGGTTGAGGGAATTGCTCGGTGCTGTTTCCCTCTATGCCGTGGTCGATGGAATCGCGCGGGGCTATTTCCCCCTCTCCCTGTGGGAGAGGGCCGGGGTGAGGGCATCAGACCCTACAACACGTCGCCGCTACCCATCGGATGGCGTTCCTCCCAAATTTAACAACCTGTGATCCCCGTCGCCCTCTCTCCTTGACGACAATTTATCCACATGTTAACAAAATGTTTTGCTCTTATTTGGCCCGTCAAATTTGATAAGGAACATGATGTTGCGCTACAGCCTCCTGACTGCCGGGCTTTTGCTCGGCTCTTCTGCACTTGCGGCACCCGCAGGCGATTTGCCCCTCATGCCGTGGCCTGCCAGCGTTGAGCGACCTTCCACGCAAGGCGCACTGATTCTGAACGATA
Coding sequences within it:
- the treR_2 gene encoding trehalose repressor → MQNRLTIKDIARLSGVGKSTVSRVLNNESGVSERTRERVEAVMNQHGFSPSRSARAMRGQSDKVVAIIVSRLDSLSENLAVQTMLPAFYEQGYDPIMMESQFSTQMVEEHLGMLQRRNIDGVVLFGFSGIKDDMLKPWQASLVLLARDASGFASVCYDDEGAIRALMQKLYEQGIAISAISACRTATSPPVSAVTKPIWPSAKNITCPPLPLCRDWR
- the mgtA gene encoding magnesium-transporting ATPase MgtA; amino-acid sequence: MFGRHLPRRLIQRDLLPDTKHVAGTVIPPTLTEHCLKAAAMDENEVWRAFGGHPEGLNAAEVEKTRAKHGDNQIPAQKPSPWFVHLWLCYRNPFNLLLTALAIVSYATEDLFAAGVIALMVAISTLLNFIQEARSTRAADALKAMVSNTATVQRVINEKGESAWLELPIDQLVVGDVIKLAAGDMIPADLRIVKARDLFVAQASLTGESLPVEKVARSRDPQQTNPLESDTLCFMGTTVVSGTAQAIVIATGGNTWFGQLAGRVSQQESEPNAFQKGIGRVSMLLIRFMMVMTPIVLLINGYTKGDWWEAALFALSVAVGLTPEMLPMIVTSTLARGAVKLSKQKVIVKHLDAIQNFGAMDILCTDKTGTLTQDKIVLENHTDIAGKVSERVLHTAWLNSHYQTGLKNLLDVAVLEGVDEDSARTLSTRWQKVDEIPFDFERRRMSVVVSEQADVHQLICKGALQEILNVSAQVRHNGEIVPLDDTMLRRIKRVTDNLNRQGLRVVAVASKFLPARVGDYQRIDESDLILEGYIAFLDPPKETTAPALKALSASGITVKILTGDSELVAAKVCHDVGLDAGDVVTGSDIETLSDDELAALAKQTTLFARLTPMHKERIVTLLRREGHVVGFMGDGINDAPALRAADIGISVDGAVDIAREAADIILLEKSLMVLEQGVIEGRRTFANMLKYIKMTASSNFGNVFSVLVASAFLPFLPMLPLHLLIQNLMYDVSQVAIPFDNVDEEQIKKPQRWNPADLGRFMLFFGPISSIFDILTFWPDVVCVPRQHAGTSDPVPVRLVRGRVAVANADCAYDPHAPYPVHSEPRRMAADHHDPAGDGDGHRAAVLTAGKLPEPASAAIELFPMAGGDSGGVHGADADGERILCPSLWLAVRRFSLTLTLSHGERVIARACFPSLRVVEEIARGCFPLYPWSTGSYGAFPPLLVVERIARGCFPLCPWLMGSYGAFFPLLVVERTARGCFPLCPWSTGSYGAFPLYACGGENRAGLF